The following coding sequences are from one Musa acuminata AAA Group cultivar baxijiao chromosome BXJ2-4, Cavendish_Baxijiao_AAA, whole genome shotgun sequence window:
- the LOC135610831 gene encoding uncharacterized protein LOC135610831: MGSNSVEISIREAGSRENGRNNTITRINQIAPTQADAVDLNHRRPSANFARRLATLLFFAHLVAAAILIIILCIRGFLARNPAFHADHWFTPLLTSAAASTLVALLWLLFVLHRPAKALKASLWLSPSLACAVAVLLLTDDGGYSLAFGVLALAIALVQSLYGCWITRRLHHAYEILSASVAAVPPNLMLAKYVALALLTAFVYFSFWTLGAGGVAANDDSRLAPLYVLLLLLSLAWTMQAIRYAVLVAVAQLAYTKFASGTDAAVAAAFDATAKRVLGDVCYGSAVVPTVVAVQGMAQAMGLVVGDSDEFLFSCASCFMGVADRLVTSGNRWGFVYVGAHGKWLGNASAEVWDMFIKQGMGQLIDLDLTGPFCFLCGVAGGGVSALVAGSWSLAAHRGHVTDVTVYAFIIGYFMTRIAIAWPQACVAAYHVAFAENPQNEQLGSCIPERLRQLQSSRV, translated from the exons ATGGGGAGCAACAGCGTGGAGATTTCGATCCGAGAGGCGGGTTCGAGGGAGAATGGTAGGAATAATACCATCACGCGAATCAATCAGATAGCGCCTACGCAG GCTGATGCAGTTGATTTAAACCACAGACGGCCCAGCGCCAACTTCGCCCGCAGGCTCGCTACGCTCCTCTTCTTTGCGCACCTCGTCGCCGCCGCCATCCTCATCATCATCCTCTGCATTCGTGGCTTCCTTGCCAGGAACCCAGCATTCCATGCGGACCACTGGTTCACGCCCCTCCtcacctccgccgccgcctccacccTCGTCGCCCTTCTCTGGTTGCTCTTCGTCCTCCATCGCCCAGCCAAAGCCCTCAAGGCCTCCCTCTGGCTCTCCCCGTCCCTCGCTTGTGCTGTCGCCGTGCTCCTCCTGACCGACGATGGCGGTTACAGCCTGGCCTTCGGGGTGCTCGCCCTGGCCATTGCTCTGGTGCAGTCACTGTACGGCTGTTGGATCACTCGCCGCCTTCACCATGCCTACGAGATCCTTTCCGCCTCCGTCGCAGCCGTCCCACCCAATCTCATGCTGGCCAAGTACGTTGCGCTCGCGCTCCTCACAGCCTTCGTTTACTTCTCCTTCTGGACGCTGGGCGCCGGCGGCGTTGCAGCCAACGACGACTCGCGGCTCGCTCCACTGTACGTGCTGCTACTGCTGCTAAGCCTCGCATGGACGATGCAGGCCATCCGGTACGCGGTCCTCGTCGCGGTGGCTCAACTAGCCTACACGAAGTTCGCAAGCGGGACCGACGCAGCCGTGGCGGCGGCCTTCGACGCCACCGCCAAGCGCGTGCTTGGCGACGTGTGCTACGGCTCGGCCGTAGTGCCGACCGTGGTGGCGGTCCAGGGTATGGCGCAGGCGATGGGCCTGGTCGTCGGCGACTCGGACGAGTTCCTGTTCTCATGCGCCAGCTGCTTCATGGGCGTCGCTGACCGGCTGGTGACGAGCGGGAACAGGTGGGGGTTCGTCTACGTCGGGGCACACGGCAAGTGGCTAGGGAATGCGTCGGCGGAGGTATGGGACATGTTCATCAAGCAGGGAATGGGGCAGCTGATCGACCTGGACCTCACGGGACCCTTCTGCTTCCTCTGCGGGGTAGCCGGCGGCGGCGTCTCGGCCTTGGTTGCAGGATCCTGGTCACTGGCGGCGCACAGAGGCCATGTAACGGATGTCACAGTCTATGCCTTCATCATCGGCTATTTCATG ACGCGGATCGCGATAGCGTGGCCGCAGGCCTGCGTGGCGGCCTACCATGTGGCCTTCGCCGAGAACCCGCAGAACGAGCAGTTGGGCTCCTGCATACCTGAGCGACTAAGGCAGCTGCAATCATCTCGAGTTTGA